The DNA sequence GAGACCTCGGCCACCGAGCGCGTCTCCCGGCACAGCAGGTAGATCCGCTGCGACTCGGGCATGAGTTTGCCGGGAGCGTCGTTGCTGGGATCGGCGGTGGAGACCAGCGTCTGCACCATGAGGGGGTGGCGTGACCTGGTCCGCCCGCCCGTGAAGGTGTAGGGGCGGATACGTGAGCCCCTTCGCTTGCGGTAGCTCATAACTGTGGCAACCTCTTCAAGATTCGCTCCCGGCCGGCCCGGCCACCGGTTCAGTTCCCGATCACTTCGCGCAGCTGGGACCGCAGCTGCGGGGTGAGGGCGTGGCCGACGTTCTCCACCAGCCGGGTCATCTGGTAGGCGACGATCTTCATGTCCGCCGTGGGCGCGGTCAGCACCGCGAGGCAGGAGCCGTCGCTGATGGACATGACGAACAGGTGGCCGCGCTGCATGCGGACGATCAGCTGCTCGCACTCGCCCTTGGCGAACAGCTTGGCGCCGCCGACCGCGAGGCTGTGCATGCCGCTGGCGATGGCGGCGAGCTGCTCGGCGTGTTCTTCGGGGAAGTCGCGCGACGAGGTGAGAACCAGGCCGTCGGAGGAGACGACCACGGCGTGGTCGACTCCGGGGACGTCGTCGACGAAGTTCGAGATCAGCCAGCTGAAGTTCTCTGCGGTGACGCTCATCCGGTCGTTCATTGGTTGTCTTCCAGCCTCTCGCTAGGCGTGCGGGTCGGTGCCGAATTCCGGCGCGGTCCGCGGCGGTCCGCGCGGCGGCGGCTCACGGTCCCTCCGCGCGCTCGCCCTCGTGCGAGGCGGCGCGCTCGCCCTCCATGAATCCGTCCAGGTCGTCGCGGATCCGCTCGGCCCGGTCGGCGTCGTCGTGGGCGGGCTCGGGGGCGGGCTCCTCAGCCGGCATCATGCGCAACGGAGACGCGTGCGCGGCGCTGCGGCGCGGCAGTCCGGCCGCGGTGACCGAGGCGCTGCCGCCGTTGTGGCGGGGACCGCCCTGGGGCGGGACCGTCTGCGGCGCGCCCTCCGCCGCGCCCTCGGCGGCGCGGTGCGCCCCGCCGCGCGGTGCCTCGGCCGGCTGCCCGCCCGCACGCGGTTCCGGCGCGGCGGCCGCCATAGCGGCCACGGCCTGCCCCGGCATGCCCGGCGCGCCCGTCTGCGGACGCGGACCGGTGGAGTTCAGCAGCGCCGCGGGGACGACCGTGTAGGCGTTGACGCCCCGGAACGCCCGGGCCTCCAG is a window from the Streptomonospora litoralis genome containing:
- a CDS encoding roadblock/LC7 domain-containing protein, yielding MSVTAENFSWLISNFVDDVPGVDHAVVVSSDGLVLTSSRDFPEEHAEQLAAIASGMHSLAVGGAKLFAKGECEQLIVRMQRGHLFVMSISDGSCLAVLTAPTADMKIVAYQMTRLVENVGHALTPQLRSQLREVIGN
- a CDS encoding DUF742 domain-containing protein → MSYRKRRGSRIRPYTFTGGRTRSRHPLMVQTLVSTADPSNDAPGKLMPESQRIYLLCRETRSVAEVSAELKIPLGVTQVLLSDLAELGLVYIHPTITGNSPSENQVLERALRGLERLFQ